The following nucleotide sequence is from Aspergillus nidulans FGSC A4 chromosome I.
GACTGTTCCGCACCCGTTGTGCTGCACTATCTTATCGGACGCGTGATATGCGCCTTTTCATTGCCATGGTCAGAGAAAAACGAGTAGTCACTTTCGCGAATAGGAACGTACCACCACCGATGATCCATGTATGGTCTCCCGCCGAGTCACCTCGCTTGCCAACGGTCAGTACACGAAAACCAGTGTTTGGGACAGAGTCAGAGACGTACGACAGTGATAGCGTCCTCACAGACGTCCTCGAACCAGACGAACTCCAGGGTGCAGGGACCCTCACAGTGGACACCCTCCTTCTGATTCTTTCCGATGATGACGTTCTTCAGGGTAGCGCCAGAccggaggatgaagacggcATCGTCGTTACCGCCCTCGCCATCGGTGCAAGCGCCAGATCCGCGGTCGTACCGGGCCCAGCCGGCATCAAAGGTCTGGCCTGCAGCGATCTCGATCGGGGCACTGTTGGAGTATGAGGCGGTAGGTGTCGGAACACCCCCTTCATAACCCAGACaggcaagagcagcagggATCAGGGTAGATGCTAGAGCGAGCTTGGACAACATGACTGACGATGAAACTGATAGTAATGGTGTGACGAGCTGATTGCGCAAGCGTGTCGATCGAAGGGTTCTCGCGGCCTCTTATATCTATTGTCCGATATAGGAACAACGACAGGCAATTCTTACCCATTGGTGGATCCATGAAAAGGAGATATTCCAGGCCATCAATACGTTTCATAATCACGAGGGACTCTTTCGCTGTGGCAGCGCAGTCTTGGCCATTGCCGCTTCCTTTCTTGTTCCCTCCAATTGCAGGCAAGACATCAGGACGTGGACAGCCACGGAAGAGGCACTTTAACGCGGGTTTGGCGGAACAACAGATagattgaggaggcggttgcTGGTTGGGCTGCCAAGATGGACAATATATCTTGTCACAGCCAAGACCGGAGCGGCCACGGGATTTGTCCTGCTTTGATGCATCACCGGTGGAGGTGTGGCGTTAGTCAGGACTGGACGCCTGTCCTGAAGAATCCCCTGCAGATGAAATGGCTGGTAAGGGTGTGTGGCGCTGCTCTCTTGGAATGAAGGATTAAGGTCCGTCAGGGTCCAAGAAAGTTGCCATTACACCGCGTAGCATATTGATCATGTACAGCGATGGTCTTCGGATTTCAGCGTTAGTCAAGTTAGGCCATGTTTTTTGTCGACGCAGGGTTCGGAGCACCCCACACGCCTATGGACTGACCCCTGTCTGGTTGCCAGGATTCCCCAGGATAAGCCACTGCCAAACGCTTTTTTTCTGCATGAATGGTTCTTCAGGCGCAGGGACCTGGACTAGATTAGTCCGTCCAGTGCAGACACTATCCGTGTGCTCCGCATCAGATACGGTTACGAACAGCTGCTGCGAAGTGGTTGAGAATTTCCGCTTCGGAAAATCAACCAAATACTTTAATTTTGTTGAGCGTTCACTCAAAACGGTCCTTAGCAGTCGGAAAATGAAGGCCTGATGTTTCAGAGTCCCACTATATTGGCCTCTAAATAAGCTTAGAATTCGAGACCCTCCTGGCATGATTCAGTCCGCTCATCCTACTGAAGCGACTCTCTCGGCGACCCACCTGACTTGAAGCTCCACGAATGGCGAACCGGAAAAGCACGGCAGAGCGAGG
It contains:
- a CDS encoding protein plyF (transcript_id=CADANIAT00006906); protein product: MLSKLALASTLIPAALACLGYEGGVPTPTASYSNSAPIEIAAGQTFDAGWARYDRGSGACTDGEGGNDDAVFILRSGATLKNVIIGKNQKEGVHCEGPCTLEFVWFEDVCEDAITVRGDSAGDHTWIIGGGAYHASDKIVQHNGCGTVNRDAALTDHYLKIINFYAEDYGKVYRSCGNCSSQCKRNVYIEGVTAYDGGDICGINSNYGDTCTLNNVCTDADHPCVLYEGCAGGCEPEKVGYCSG